GGATCTGAGGAACATGGAGTTGTAACCGATGAGCCACATACTGGCTCACTTTCTTCTATGGGCTCTGGTGTAACCTTGAGTGGTGCACAGGGGAAGACATTGTCTTTCTACTTGATCAGCAAAAATGAACTTTTGTGTTCTCTTAAACTtttaggcctactgtaaacCCATACTCATTGTTCAAAAGTCAATTTATAGTGTAGACTTATACACTAACACGATTAACAATTGAAGCTCTGCATCTGTCCCATAATTGAGATTGACGATATAACCATGTTCATTATAATTTGCACTTGATAAGAGTACATAGTAGTATAGTAATGAATACAGAGTATCAAAATGTGTGTTCATGAGGTAATGTTATCGCTATTCAAAGGTTTCATTGTAGGCAATGATGATTGAAGTAGCGATTAGTTGTAGTTGGCACTGGCAGTGGTCCCAAATTTCTTGTAAGGTAAATTGAGATAAGACGACTAAActaagatatataaatataaagatgCATGCATCTTGAAGTCAGGTGTTTTTTTAAAGTATCTTTTAAGTCTATCTTGAGGCGTCCGAATAATACAGGAGGTTGTGGTGGGATATAGCGTTTAGAGCGGTTGGAAGATTGGTCGCCGTGGCGAGGGTAGAGCTTCCCCTTGATATATGAATCGGTTTGGACCACAGCTTGTTGTCAATAATTGTGCTTTGAGTTACAGTTGACATAAAAATACCTAAATTGAATTATTGTGTCTTTTTGCTCTATATTGTGGTATTGAAGCAATTTCTCTAAAGGTAAAGCGATGTGGATCTACGAGTGACCATTTTCAGTTTAAAAGTACCTTATTCTTTCTCCAGGCCgacttcaataaaaaaaacagcttcTATATGTTCAACCATGTGGACATCAAGATCACTTACCACCGTGGAGGGGACGAAGGATGGAAAGGTGCAAGGCTGGTGGCTGCTACTATGGAGCCCAGGAGGTATGTATTTGTGGCCTGGTCAACAGGCCACAATTTTCATTATAAAGCACTGGTCACTGGAATGATGTGGAAAATGTGATGTGAATCTCGGCCGCATTCGCGATCCATCCTACTGAAATTATGGAACCATGGATGGCTTTCAGATACACAATCAACTAATCGCACGATTagcatttcttttgttttttaccATGCAATCCCCCTACGCTGATGGACGCAACCAATGCAGAATCTATTATTATTGTCTAAAAGTTACCTCAACATGTTTATTCATTGACTTTGGCGCCTGGTTGTATTGCtgtaatgttttttgttgtgtgttcgTCGCGGGACAGTATCAAACACGAGGACGAGAATAAACCGGCGTGTGGCGGGACAGTGCCTATGGATGTTTTCGCAACATTTGACTCCGACGTGAAGATAACATACACCTACTCGGTTAGCTTTGAGGTAGGATTTcacaacatttgtgtgtgtgtgtgtgtgattctgtgcgtctgtctgtcggtgCCACTGGTGCCTAACCTGGATCAATAGCCTGTAGTGACGTATAGATTGTGTGTTTCACAGGAGAACATCGCCATCAAATGGGCCTCCCGATGGGATTACATCCTGGTATCCATGCCCCACACCAACATCCAGTGGTTCAGGTATGGTGACATACTACATTTGGGATTTTGTGCGTGGATTCATAGGTTGAACAGTTTCTACTTACTGTACGTCTGCATTTAGaatatgtgtgcctgtgtgttttctttgatttgtttgtttttgtacctGTTTGCTGATGCTGTGGTGTGACCGATGTGTTTTCCAGTATCATGAACTCGCTAGTCATTGTCCTCTTCCTGTCTGGCATGGTTGCCATGATCATGCTGAGAACCCTGCATAAGGACATAGCGAGATACAACCAGGTGGACCAGGTAAAGATAGATGCCATTTCAGGGTTTCTTCCTCTTATCCCTGCCTCTAATAATGCTATGTGGCTAACAGGAATAGCTAGGAGCAATTGAAATGGAGGTTGCAAACAATATACAGACACATGTTTGCTTGTGCCGATAGAAAAATAATCTATATCTAATCTATATCTAATTTATCTAATCTATAAAATAATATCCCCCAAAAAATTTGAAGCATTAATTTGACTTAAGTATGACCAGTATGAGAATACATAGCTATTTAAAAATTGTATGACGTTCCACAGGACTTGATTAAGGTTCCGACACCATCAGGAAAAGTCCAAATAAACTACGTAAGACTATTTACTCTGATCCATGTGTATGTAAGGTGGTGAAATTGGGTCTTCTGGTAGGGAAAAGCGGGAGGGATATAGTTATTTTTTCTATAAACTATGTTCCCCCTCTGCTGCTTTTGGCACAGGAGCTAATGGGCTAAATGTTGGGTAAACCTCTCCTTCAAACACCTCCATTTATAATGATCTACTTACCTAATTATTTCTCCCCTGATTGCCAATAGTGGCCTGTTCACTCCGATACTAACGGGGTACTGGCTGTTCCGCTCCATAAAACGTCAGAGAACCCTGCAGTGCTTCACTTTATCGTCTCTCTgttgttgtccccccccccccccccccccccctcctaggaGGACGCTCAGGAGGAGTCTGGCTGGAAGCAGGTGCACGGCGACGTCTTCCGGCCCCCCAGGAAGGGCATGCTGCTGTCAGTCTTCCTCGGACAGGGCACCCAGATCTTCATCATGACCTTCATCACACTCTGTGAGCATCCTCTTTCTGCTTTTATCGTTTGTTTGATGGTTGGTTGTAGAgcaatagagtactaaagtgcgATGGCGTGTTTCCGTAGCAACCGATTTTCGGTTCGACACAAACCAAATGAACAAGGGGAAATCGTATGCCACACGAACgttttatagaaaaggaacgattttttttgcgaattgatttgcgagtttgctttaccaatgatgtaagtaatattgagatTGAGCCAATTTACCGTTACATTATAAACTTTATCTTTCATGCTAGCGCAAACTTTACCTTTTAATAGCCCAGTGGAATACATGAACGCCCAGCCATGTTTAGATTtgtagtgattttcacctcttgaaattgatttatattcatttagaaagaaacaacacatggaagcaatggaaaacggcatctctcgttcggttgtttagaactgaaaatctgGTGGCCAGGACAACGtgacgttttcactttagttCTCTATTGCTCTAAAGGCAATGCGCACTAAACGCTATGATCCATACAAGCCCTTCATTTACCAATCCAATGACCTTTCCTCAGTTGTTGCAGTAGGTAAAGGCCGGCACCTGACCAGAGTTTTACTGTCTCTACTTTATTGCTACTTctgttttaattcattcaattgcTCATCCTGTCTGGGCTGCTGTTTTTTCTTTGAGAAACATGCGTCCAATAGGGCAAATGCTGAGCAATAGTTACCTAAACGGCTTCTACCCATCCGTCAACGATCCTTCACGCAAATGGGTTTAATTTTCAACACAGAAAGTGGTCGTAAATAAAGTCGCGCTTCCTGGTTGCCTCCCGTTCTAGCCACTGTTGTCATGGCGACGCACACAAGTTGAACATTGAACATTTTTATGGCATAAACTCTTATTGCCCCTTGAAGTTGATTAACATTATGTTAACACAATATTTACCCCATATATTTGAATAGTATATGCAAAATACCTTTTAGTTTCTctatatttatctattttaaATTATGTACTGTAGTTGGTGAAAactttttatgtttttagttttttagcTGGGTTGGCAGCgatattcaatatatatacCTCGACTATCTCTCTTCCCCCTGATGTATTGTGAACGTGACGTTCAAAGAGTCTTAATCTGTCTTCAATTGCATTGCTGACACGGTGGCTCATTAACCGTGTGGCTCCATGCTGGACCTCAGTgacgggtgtgtgtctgtctgcctcgtCTCTAGTCCTGGCCTGCCTGGGCTTCCTCAGCCCGGCCAACCGCGGAGCTCTGATGACGTGCGCCGTGGTTCTCTGGGTCCTCCTCGGCACACCGGCCGGCTACGTATCCGCACGCCTCTACAAAAGTACggacccccccccgtccacctcGTTATTGTACTGGCACGTTTCTCTTTTTCACCGATGGTTGCTGTTTGCTCCCTCAGCGTTCGGGGGGGAGAAGTGGAAGACCAACGTCCTCTTGACGGCCCTGCTCTGCCCGGGGTAGGTCGAGTGTCCTTCTCTTGTTTCATCGCACACGCATATTGGTTGGATATTAGTGTCTCAAATTAGACCTTTTTAGAATGTTGTCTGTCGATCGAGGAGCCGCTCATATCCAGTTCCAACGGTTTGTTTCCCTTTTCTCCGCGTCGTATTTGTTTCGAGCCATCATGGTGCTGGAGGCTGGGATCTGTAATCTGAACGGGCAGACTCAAGAGACTAGGGATCGACGATCTGGAATTTCTTTGGGGCCGATACCTatgccgattttttttttttggtgttctGGGCCTCCCCTGGCTCAGAACATTAATCAATCACATCGATGTATCAATATAGGCAGGCCAAAAGCGTTGCTTTTTTACCGACCGGATACAGCAAGAGTCTTATTTATTGGTTAGCTCCCCTGGTCTGGATACGTCACCCCTTATATTCttctgatattttcaaatgcatgtatggtgccgcccctcgagttgggccattttttcattactcgttgccagaccctacagctttctagatgtgggtctggattgccaggctaagcctccctcaatttacatcataaaaatgacacaatgatgataacaaatgttacaatgtctcaattaaaaaaaaacgtctgtGTAAATCATGACGAAAGAAAAATCGGCCGATACATGTAAAAAAACGCAAATATCGGCGGATTATATTggccggccgatatatcggtcaaTCACTACAAGAGACTGACTGGTTTATAGCTCCTCGAGATTGTCTAATCTTCATATCCGTCTTTTTACACTGTCATTTCCTTGTTACCTGTCCTCCAATGACGTCGTCATTGTTAGCTGAGGTGGTGGTGCTCACCACTCCAGTGAAAAGTTAATATTTGACCAAATAAAGTAGTCGGCTTCTTTGTTTACTTGAATGACTCTTCCCTCTCCTACTCCACCCCTCTGCTCTCGTCTCTCCCACGTGTCCCAGGATCATCTTCGCAGACTTCTTCCTGATGAACCTGATCCTGTGGGTGGAGGGCTCCTCCGCGGCCATCCCCTTCGGCACCCTCGTCGCCATTTTGGCTCTGTGGTTCGGGATCTCCGTGCCCCTCACCTTTCTGGGTGCCTACTTTGGCTTCAAGAAACCTGTGAGTTTAGCGGTCATTTCAAAGcgaattattatattattataattataaatattacaactattatgtatttattttgtgatgCTTTCGGATTAACCTTCCCGGACGATTCTTGCCGTCCAATCATCTAGGCCATCGAGCAGCCCGTTCGAACCAATCAGATTCCCCGGCAGATCCCAGAGCAGTCTTTCTTCACCAAGCCCATCCCGGGCATCGTCATGGGCGGCATCCTGCCCTTCGGCTGCATCTTCATCCAGCTCTTCTTCATCCTCAACAGCATTTGGTACGGATGTGTCCGGAAGTCACTTCCGGTGGCTTTAACTTCCCAAAGCCGTAACACATACTCAATGATGCTATGCATTTGCCtcagtgtgttttgtgtgtgtgtggtctttcAGGTCCCACCAGATGTACTACATGTTTGGCTTCCTGTTCCTCGTGTTCATCATCCTGCTAATCACCTGCTCTGAGGCGACAGTGCTGCTCTGCTACTTCCACCTCTGTGCTGAGGTGAGGAGATTATCGGGGAGTTTCCCAGGGTTATGTACAGTGCCAAGGGCAGATGAGACCATATTTTGAGAAGAAGCAGTCTTCCTTACGTGGAGGAAATGGTGAGCCTGGTAGCTAATGGTGAAGTTGTATCGGTAGGCCATAAGAGAAGGTTTACCGGAGGTTAACTTTGGAGTCtgtggttgatggctggttcaaGCAGCCTCAAATGGCTGGTTCAAAGCCCCTGGCTCACCAGACTCATGAGAATGTGGCTGGGTGCGGCTGCATATATTTTGTGCATTGAACAATCAATGTATACAGGTTAAACAAGGCATTATCGCACACTCAATATAGCAATTTGTACAGCTTTTGAGCATACAGTTTTTGGGACGTAACACgaataacacaaataaaatagggCTCCTGTAGATTTCGTAGGATCCCTAAAAAGTGTGTTGAAAAAGGGTGCTGGCCGGTGAAACGGATGGATTAATGAATTGGAAGTGGAACGGTGCACACAAAACATGTAGATGACTGCTAATTTAGTGACTTCACAATCACGCATCATCGATACAATCACAAGCATTCACATAACCAGGTCATATTCACGAGGTGATTAAGAAGCAGTGCCGGGCCCTCTTGTTTTATTTCAAATGCACGTCTATCGTCCTTTACATCCACCAAAACGAAGAAGAAACATATTTATGCAAGCCTAATGTTTTGGTACATTTTTATTCCTAATTAAAATCTTAAATGTTTGTCTCATTTCCAGGACTACCACTGGTGGTGGCGTTCGTTCCTGACCAGTGGCTTCACGGCCGTCTACCTGTTCATCTACGCCATCCATTACTTCTTCTCCAAGCTACAGATAGTAGGCGCGGCCAGCACCATCCTCTACTTCGGCTACACCACCAT
The DNA window shown above is from Gadus chalcogrammus isolate NIFS_2021 chromosome 10, NIFS_Gcha_1.0, whole genome shotgun sequence and carries:
- the LOC130390492 gene encoding transmembrane 9 superfamily member 2 isoform X2, with the translated sequence MKTRTNFGLLPLCALSVLYSCSAFYLPGLAPVSFCKEVKEEGECQTEIQLFVNRLDSVESVLPYEYDVFDFCQDDKESRPSENLGQVLFGERIESSPYKFNFDEKVECKKVCTKVYKKGNKEDGEKLDFLKRGMQLNYQHHWIVDNMPVTWCYDVEQGQKYCNPGFPIGCYVTPEGNGKDACVINADFNKKNSFYMFNHVDIKITYHRGGDEGWKGARLVAATMEPRSIKHEDENKPACGGTVPMDVFATFDSDVKITYTYSVSFEENIAIKWASRWDYILVSMPHTNIQWFSIMNSLVIVLFLSGMVAMIMLRTLHKDIARYNQVDQEDAQEESGWKQVHGDVFRPPRKGMLLSVFLGQGTQIFIMTFITLFLACLGFLSPANRGALMTCAVVLWVLLGTPAGYVSARLYKTFGGEKWKTNVLLTALLCPGIIFADFFLMNLILWVEGSSAAIPFGTLVAILALWFGISVPLTFLGAYFGFKKPAIEQPVRTNQIPRQIPEQSFFTKPIPGIVMGGILPFGCIFIQLFFILNSIWSHQMYYMFGFLFLVFIILLITCSEATVLLCYFHLCAEDYHWWWRSFLTSGFTAVYLFIYAIHYFFSKLQIVGAASTILYFGYTTIMVLIFFLFTGTIGFFSSFWFVNKIYSVVKVD
- the LOC130390492 gene encoding transmembrane 9 superfamily member 2 isoform X1, with amino-acid sequence MKTRTNFGLLPLCALSVLYSCSAFYLPGLAPVSFCKEVKEEGECQTEIQLFVNRLDSVESVLPYEYDVFDFCQDDKESRPSENLGQVLFGERIESSPYKFNFDEKVECKKVCTKVYKKGNKEDGEKLDFLKRGMQLNYQHHWIVDNMPVTWCYDVEQGQKYCNPGFPIGCYVTPEGNGKDACVINADFNKKNSFYMFNHVDIKITYHRGGDEGWKGARLVAATMEPRSIKHEDENKPACGGTVPMDVFATFDSDVKITYTYSVSFEENIAIKWASRWDYILVSMPHTNIQWFSIMNSLVIVLFLSGMVAMIMLRTLHKDIARYNQVDQDLIKVPTPSGKVQINYEDAQEESGWKQVHGDVFRPPRKGMLLSVFLGQGTQIFIMTFITLFLACLGFLSPANRGALMTCAVVLWVLLGTPAGYVSARLYKTFGGEKWKTNVLLTALLCPGIIFADFFLMNLILWVEGSSAAIPFGTLVAILALWFGISVPLTFLGAYFGFKKPAIEQPVRTNQIPRQIPEQSFFTKPIPGIVMGGILPFGCIFIQLFFILNSIWSHQMYYMFGFLFLVFIILLITCSEATVLLCYFHLCAEDYHWWWRSFLTSGFTAVYLFIYAIHYFFSKLQIVGAASTILYFGYTTIMVLIFFLFTGTIGFFSSFWFVNKIYSVVKVD